In Panicum virgatum strain AP13 chromosome 4N, P.virgatum_v5, whole genome shotgun sequence, a single window of DNA contains:
- the LOC120668805 gene encoding ruBisCO large subunit-binding protein subunit beta, chloroplastic — protein MASTFGATSTVGLMAAPTGKNVRLQRRANFRVKAAKELYFNKDGSATKKLQTGVNKLADLVGVTLGPKGRNVVLESKYGSPKIVNDGVTVAREVELEDPVENIGAKLVRQAAAKTNDLAGDGTTTSVVLAQGLIAEGVKVVAAGANPVQITRGIEKTAKALVEELRKLSKEVEDSELADVAAVSAGNNYEIGNMIAEAMNKVGRKGVVTLEEGRSSENFLYVVEGMQFERGYISPYFVTDSEKMTAEYENCKLLLVDKKITNARDLINVLEEAIRGGYPILIIAEDIEQEALATLVVNKLRGSLKIAAIKAPGFGERKTQYLDDIAILTGGTVIRDEVGLSLDKADKSVLGTAAKVVLTKEATTIVGDGSTQEEVTKRVAQIKNLIEAADQEYEKEKLNERIAKLAGGVAVIQVGAQTETELKEKKLRVEDALNATKAAVEEGIVVGGGCTLLRLAAKVDAIKDTLENDEQKVGAEIVRRALSYPLKLIAKNAGVNGSVVTEKVLSNNNFKYGYNAATGQYEDLMAAGIIDPTKVVRCCLEHAASVAKTFLTSDVVVVEIKEPEAAPLANPMDNSGYGY, from the exons ATGGCTTCAACATTCGGTGCCACTTCTACGGTTGGCCTTATGGCTGCGCCAACCGGTAAGAATGTGCGCCTTCAGAGGAGGGCTAACTTCAGAGTGAAAGCAGCTAAGGAGCTGTACTTCAACAAGGATGGCTCAGCTACCAAGAAGCTCCAG ACTGGAGTTAACAAGCTTGCAGACCTAGTTGGAGTTACACTAGGGCCAAAGGGGAGGAATGTGGTTCTGGAGAGCAAGTATGGGTCTCCTAAGATTGTTAATGATGGTGTTACAGTTGCAAGAGAG GTTGAGCTGGAGGATCCAGTTGAAAACATTGGAGCTAAATTGGTCAGGCAAGCTGCAGCTAAAACCAATGATCTAGCTGGAGATGGGACAACTACTTCCGTGGTTCTTGCTCAGGGGCTGATAGCTGAGGGTGTTAAG GTTGtggcagctggtgctaatcCTGTTCAGATTACCCGTGGTATTGAGAAAACAGCAAAAGCACTAGTTGAGGAACTACGAAAGCTTTCAAAAGAGGTTGAAGATAGCGAGCTTGCTGATGTTGCTGCAGTCAGTGCCGGTAACAACTATGAAATTGGAAACATGATAGCAGAAGCCATGAACAAGGTTGGTCGGAAGGGTGTGGTTACCCTTGAAGAGGGGAGGAGTTCTGAGAACTTTCTATATGTTGTGGAGGGAATGCAATTTGAGCGTGGTTACATCTCTCCTTACTTTGTAACTGACAGTGAGAAGATGACCGCTGAGTATGAGAACTGCAAG CTGCTTTTGGTGGACAAAAAGATCACCAACGCAAGGGATCTTATCAATGTTTTGGAGGAAGCCATCAGAGGTGGATACCCAATCCTGATAATTGCTGAGGATATCGAGCAGGAGGCTCTTGCTACTCTTGTTGTCAACAAGCTTAGAGGATCATTGAAGATTGCTGCTATCAAAGCCCCTGGTTTTGGAGAGCGCAAGACCCAGTACTTGGATGACATTGCCATCCTTACCGGAG GAACTGTAATCAGAGATGAAGTTGGGCTCTCACTTGACAAGGCAGATAAATCAGTCCTTGGAACAGCTGCAAAGGTCGTCCTTACCAAAGAGGCAACAACAATAGTCGGTGACGGCAGCACACAGGAAGAAGTTACTAAGAGGGTTGCACAAATTAAAAATCTCATTGAG GCAGCAGATCAAGAATATGAAAAGGAAAAACTCAATGAGAGGATAGCAAAGCTTGCTGGTGGTGTTGCTGTCATTCAG GTGGGAGCACAAACAGAAACTGAACTAAAAGAGAAGAAGTTGAGAGTTGAGGATGCCCTAAATGCAACTAAG GCTGCTGTTGAGGAAGGTATTGTTGTTGGCGGAGGGTGCACTCTCTTGCGGCTTGCCGCTAAAGTTGATGCCATCAAGGACACACTGGAGAATGATGAGCAGAAG GTTGGAGCTGAAATAGTGAGGAGGGCTCTGAGCTACCCACTCAAATTGATTGCTAAAAATGCCGGTGTTAATGGAAGCGTTGTCACTGAGAAG GTTCTTTCTAACAATAATTTCAAGTACGGTTACAATGCTGCTACCGGACAGTACGAGGACTTGATGGCTGCTGGTATCATTGACCCCACCAAG GTGGTGAGGTGCTGCTTGGAGCACGCTGCGTCGGTGGCCAAGACCTTCCTCACGTCGGATGTCGTGGTCGTCGAGATCAAGGAGCCTGAGGCCGCTCCCCTCGCTAACCCCATGGACAACTCTG GCTATGGATACTGA
- the LOC120670360 gene encoding pentatricopeptide repeat-containing protein At1g08070, chloroplastic-like, which yields MAPYPFQQKPLHLPHSSKPATPIHDRLGHGDPRADAVSASLRQGAPTDARGLRALIKAVSASSSAAAVHAHAAKLGLDRERTVRNSLIALYLARGDRAAAGALFQGFPDGRDVVSWTAMVTGHARLGFSDDAVALFLEMADGDCGVAVDAVAAAAGFAACAEVRDLALAREAHRRVTARPVELDVVAWNALVDMYAKCGDVAAAHRWFRAMPANKTVVSWNTMISAFARAGEHGEALALFREMQRAGVHPDDATLVAVLGALDTGRWVHAYMRRRLGRREADGVVGNALLDMYAKCGAVDQAVAVFDGMARRDVYTYASMILGLATHGRAEDALALFAAMRRAGDGLRHLSDMARCHGVTPGIEHYGCAVDMLGRAGRLDEAEALVAAMPVPPDALVRGSLLAACRARGDVERAERLMRCMNDDDGDSRDYVLMSNMYASRGRHGRAVRVRKKMRRSNLIKEPGCSAIEIDGVVHEFQAVPANSIT from the exons ATGGCGCCCTATCCTTTCCAGCAGAAGCCACTTCACCTCCCGCACAgcagcaagccagcaactcCAATTCACGACCGTCTTGGGCATGGAGATCCGAGGGCCGACGCTGTGTCGGCCTCGCTCCGGCAAGGAGCCCCGACGGATGCCCGCGGCCTCCGGGCGCTCATCAAGGCGGTGtccgcgtcctcctccgcggcggcggtgcacgcTCACGCCGCCAAGCTGGGGCTGGACCGCGAGCGCACCGTCCGCAACAGCCTCATCGCGCTCTACCTCGCGCGcggcgaccgcgccgccgcgggggcccTGTTCCAGGGGTTCCCGGATGGCCGGGACGTGGTTTCCTGGACGGCCATGGTGACCGGCCACGCGCGGCTGGGGTTCTCCGACGACGCCGTGGCGCTGTTCCTAGAGATGGCGGACGGCGACTGCGGCGTGGCCGTGGACGCGGTGGCAGCCGCCGCGGGGTTCGCGGCCTGCGCGGAGGTGAGGGACCTCGCGCTCGCCAGGGAGGCGCACCGGCGCGTCACGGCACGGCCGGTCGAGCTCGACGTCGTCGCGTGGAACGCGCTGGTGGACATGTACGCCAAGTGCGgcgacgtggcggcggcgcacagatGGTTCAGGGCGATGCCGGCGAACAAGACCGTCGTGTCATGGAACACGATGATCTCGGCgttcgcccgcgccggcgagcacgGCGAGGCGCTGGCCCTGTTCCGGGAGATGCAGCGCGCGGGGGTGCACCCGGACGACGCGACGCTCGTCGCCGTCCTCGGAGCGCTCGACACCGGGCGGTGGGTGCACGCGTACATGCGCAGGCGGCTGGGGCGCCGCGAGGCCGACGGCGTCGTCGGCAACGCCCTGCTCGACATGTACGCCAAGTGCGGCGCGGTCGACCAAGCCGTGGCGGTGTTCGACGGCATGGCGCGGCGCGACGTGTACACGTACGCGTCCATGATCCTGGGGCTCGCGACGCACGGCCGTGCCGAGGACGCCCTGGCGCTGTTCGCGGCCATGCGGCGCGCCGGC GACGGGCTCCGGCACCTGAGCGACATGGCGCGGTGCCACGGCGTGACGCCGGGCATCGAGCACTACGGCTGCGCCGTCGACATGCTCGGCCGCGCGGGGAGGCTGGACGAGGCGGAGGCGCTCGTGGCGGCGATGCCCGTGCCGCCCGACGCGCTCGTCCGGGGCTCCCTCCTCGCGGCCTGCCGGGCGCGCGGCGACGTCGAGCGAGCCGAGCGGCTGATGCGGTGCAtgaacgacgacgacggcgactcCAGGGACTACGTGCTCATGTCCAACATGTACGCCTCCAGG